In Methyloceanibacter stevinii, the sequence GCCGCGCAGCCGGACGGCGCGCGCGACGAGGCTACCGGTCCCGCCTAGCGCCATTCGCGATCAGCACATGATCTGCTGTTTCACGATGGCCGTCTGCTCGGCGACGATCTTGTCGTACTCGCGAAGCTGCGCCGGGGTGAGGATCTCGGCGAGACGCGAGCGCGTATCCGCGTTGATGCGGTTCATGTCCTTGTTGAGCCGGATCAGGCCGAGTGCGCCAGGGCGCTCGCAGGTCTCGAAATCGACGCCGTATTTGTTGAACGTCGTACTGCGGGCCGACATCGAGTCTTCCAGAATCGGGGAAATCGCGGCGCGCTGCTCCGGCGTCAGGCTCAGTCGCGCCTCCAGCTTGGCAATGTCTTCGGGGGTCAGCAATTGCGCCGCCGCCACTGCCGGCACCAGCATCGCGCCGATAACGGCAAAGATGGCGAGTGTACGCGTCAGACTGTTGATCATGCCGTATCTCTACTCCCTATTGCTTCATCGAACCCTCAAGCCCCGAATGGGGGCGAGGGCAGCGCCTTCCGGCAAAGCATGCAGATAGGAACGGTGAACGGACGGATCAACAGCAGCCCGGCGGCGCACAACGGCGCGCCGGTATCAGCCTTGCTTGGCGGATTGATCCTGCGCCGCCTGATCCGCGGCGGCGTGAGAACCGCGCAGGCCCGCCGGCCAGCCGAGCCAGGCCTGGGTGCGTAAGCCCCTAAGGCGGTAGCCGCCGTCCGGGGCGATTCGAAGAGCCAGCGCCGGGCCGCAAACCGGTCGCGGACGATATAGGGAAACACGGTCCCGAGAATCGCGCCGAGCACCGCGTCGGTGAAATAGTGCACCCCGATCAGGACCCGGCTGAACGCGACCCAGACCGCGATCGTGTAGACAAAGACGCGGGCCCGCGGAACGAGGATAGCCACCACGGTCGCGAACGCGAAGATCGACGTCGAGTGGCCCGAGGGCAGCGATGCATGATCGGCGTCGAAGGCGAAGAAATTGAAATGGAAATGGCCCAGCTCCTCGTAGAACTTGGGCCGCGCGCGGCCGAGGATGTTCTT encodes:
- a CDS encoding phosphatase PAP2 family protein, with translation MKLWEQALIAFSVLAVGFLLIDPFMLERAKAMSPAARDFFRAITDIGRSNWMLIPTATIIGFAVLLRRNHIGFRNTAGYGLIIQAASFAFVSIGGAGLIATLCKNILGRARPKFYEELGHFHFNFFAFDADHASLPSGHSTSIFAFATVVAILVPRARVFVYTIAVWVAFSRVLIGVHYFTDAVLGAILGTVFPYIVRDRFAARRWLFESPRTAATALGAYAPRPGSAGRRACAVLTPPRIRRRRINPPSKADTGAPLCAAGLLLIRPFTVPICMLCRKALPSPPFGA